The proteins below come from a single Pararge aegeria chromosome W unlocalized genomic scaffold, ilParAegt1.1 SUPER_W_unloc_1, whole genome shotgun sequence genomic window:
- the LOC120636773 gene encoding uncharacterized protein LOC120636773: MATMDVLRKTVEDLATSFNTRMDEFQREVRTSIPAASPSFNINAQFGVFRSFVMTALENLQLQLQLLSRQQDDLDVRTRRKMLLVHGVPEASSENPGLNCVRLLSERLALPDISVSVIKQCHRLGRPAGDKPRPILIKFQDQDLRNKVWFSKTKLKGSGFTLSEFLTKGRHDAFIAARKRFGMTQCWTRDGCVVVLGPDGARHRVTSVAEVIAIPDSRSGTVNSATSSATSSATTSAATIALVTPKSNVTVRARKPIRK, translated from the coding sequence ATGGCAACTATGGATGTGTTGAGAAAAACAGTGGAAGACCTTGCTACCTCCTTCAATACCCGGATGGATGAGTTTCAAAGAGAAGTCCGGACATCCATACCAGCAGCAAGCCCATCCTTTAATATAAATGCGCAGTTTGGTGTATTCAGGAGCTTTGTTATGACAGCACTTGAAAACCTGCAGCTGCAACTCCAGCTTCTCTCTAGGCAACAAGATGATCTGGATGTAAGGACACGGAGAAAGATGCTGCTTGTACATGGGGTTCCTGAGGCAAGCAGTGAGAATCCAGGCCTGAACTGTGTAAGGTTACTGAGTGAGCGGCTTGCTTTGCCTGACATATCTGTAAGTGTTATTAAGCAGTGCCATCGGCTTGGCCGCCCAGCAGGCGACAAGCCTCGtccaatacttataaaattccAGGATCAGGATCTTCGAAATAAAGTGTGGTTTTCTAAGACGAAGCTGAAGGGCAGTGGATTCACATTATCAGAGTTCCTGACCAAAGGTCGACATGATGCCTTTATTGCTGCTCGTAAACGTTTTGGTATGACCCAGTGTTGGACCAGGGATGGCTGTGTGGTAGTGCTTGGACCTGACGGCGCGCGGCACCGGGTTACATCTGTTGCTGAGGTGATCGCTATCCCTGATTCACGTAGTGGTACTGTTAACTCTGCGACGAGCTCTGCGACAAGCTCTGCGACAACCTCTGCGGCAACAATTGCCCTCGTTACACCGAAGTCCAATGTAACTGTTAGGGCCAGAAAACCCATTAGGAAATAA